The Streptomyces sp. V4I8 genome includes the window CAAGCACCGCAGACGCCGCGCCGCTCTCTCCGCGTCGCTCGCCACCGCCGCCCTGGTCGCCGCCGGGCTCACCACCCTGAACAGCGCCGGCACGGCGGAGGCCGCCACCGCCCGTCAGGTCGAGGCGCTCGACCGGGGCGTGGTCAGCGTCCACACGTCGAGCGGCAACCTGGTCAGCTGGCGCTGGCTCGGCACCGACCCGGACAACGTCTCCTTCAACGTCTACCGGGCCGGCACGAAGGTCAACGCGACCCCGGTCACCGGCGCCACGAACTACTTCCACTCCGGCGCCCCCGAACAGGCCGACTACACGATCCGCGCGATCGTGAACGGCGTGGAACAGGGCGACTCGGTGCACGCCGTCCAGTTCCGCACGGGGTACAAGGACGTCCCGATCAGCCCGCCCGCCGGCGGCACGACGCCCGACGGAGTCGCGTACACCTACGAGGCCAACGACGCCTCCGTCGGCGACCTCGACGGCGACGGCGCCCTGGACATCGTCCTGAAGTGGCAGCCCACCAACGCCAAGGACAACTCCCAGTCCGGCTACACCGGCAACACGATCGTCGACGGCATCAAGCTCGACGGCACCCGGCTGTGGCGTATCGACCTGGGCCGCAACATCCGCTCGGGCGCGCACTACACGCAGTTCCAGGTGTACGACTACGACGGCGACGGCAAGGCCGAGATCGCCATGAAGACGGCCGACGGCACGAAGGACGGCACCGGCGCGGTGATCGGCAGTTCATCGGCCGACCATCGGAACTCGTCCGGCTACATCCTCTCCGGGCCCGAGTACCTGACCATGTTCAACGGGCAGACCGGCAAGGCGATGGGGACGGTCGACTACGTCCCGGCGCGCGGCACCGTGTCGTCCTGGGGCGACTCGTACGGCAACCGCGCCGACCGCTTCCTCGCCGGCACCGCCTACCTGGACGGCTCCCGACCCTCCCTCATCATGGCCCGCGGCTACTACACCCGTACGGTGATCGCCGCCTGGGACTGGCGAGGCGGCAGCTTCACGCGCCGCTGGACCTTCGACACCAACTCCTCCACCAACAGCGGCAAGGGATTCGACGGCCAGGGCTCGCACAGCCTCTCCGTCGGGGACGTCGACGGCGACGGCAAGGACGAGATCGTCTACGGCGCGATGGCCGTCGACGACAACGGCAACGGCCTGTGGACCACCAGGACAGGACACGGCGACGCCCAGCACCTCGGCGACCTGGACCCGTCGCGCGCGGGACTGGAGTACTTCAAGGTCTCGGAGTCGACCGGCCAGCCGGCCGAGCTGTACATCAACCCCGCGAACGGCACCGTGAACTGGTCCCTCGCCGCCTGCTGCGACAACGGCCGCGGAGTCGCCGGGGACATCTGGGCCGGCAAAGACGGCGCCGAGGTGTGGTCCGCCTCCGATACCTCCATCCGCGACGAGGCCGGCGCCACCAAGGGCCGTGAGCCGTCCTCCGTCAACTTCCTGTCCTGGTGGGACGGCGACCCGGTCCGCGAACTCCTCGACGGCACCCGCATCGACAAATACGGCACGTCCTCCGACACCCGCCTCCTCACCGGCTCCGGCGTCTCCTCCAACAACAGCACCAAGGCCACCCCCGTGCTGTCCGGCGACATCCTCGGCGACTGGCGCGAGGAGGTCATCTGGCGCACCAGCGGCAACACGGCCCTGAGGATCTACTCGACCCCGTACGAGACGACCACCAGGATCACGACCCTCCTCCACGACCCGATGTACCGCACGGGCCTGGCCTGGCAGAACACCGCCTACAACCAGCCCCCGCACCCGAGCTTCTTTATCGGCAACGGGATGCCGACGGCGCCCCGGCCCACCGTCTACACGCCCTGAGCGTCGGCGGCCATCTCTAACGGCCCGGCAGCCCGGACGTCATAACGGGCTGCCAGGTTGCTTTGCCGCCCCGGAACTTTTCGGTGATCCGTACAACCATGCGGGTTCTTTACGTGTCCTTCACATGCGTACCACCGAAATCTGGGGAGAACATGGTCCACCACACCCGCATACGTCTCGCCGCCACCGCGGCCGTCGCCGTCGCCGCGCTCGGCCTGACCGCCTGTGGTTCCGGCTCCGGCGACGAGGTCGTCGACAAGCCGAAGGCGAAGGCCTCCGCCACTGCAGGCGGCAACGAGAAGGAGCCGGCCGCCGAGAAGAGCAGTGCCGCGCCCGAGGTCGCCAAGGTCGGTGACACGCTCGCGCTCAAGGGCATGGAGAGCGGCAGCGGACTCGACGTCACGGTCGTCAAGGTCGCCGACAACGCCAAGTCCAGTGACGAGTTCTTCGCCCCCGAGTCCGGCAACCGGTGGATCGGCGTGCAGTTCCAGCTCGTCAACACCGGCACCAAGGTCTACTCCGACGCTCCCATCAACGGCGCGAAGATGGCCGATGACCAGGGCCAGCAGTTCGGGACCGTCATCGCCGACATCACGGCCGGTCCGTCCATGTCGTCGGACGTCCGGCTGAAGCCCGGAGGGAAGGCGTTGGGCTGGATCGTGTTCGAGGTGCCGAAGGCGTCGAAGGTGGCCACCGTGACGTTCGGGATGGACTCGGGCTTCGCCGAGCAGATCGGGGAGTGGCAGCTGTAGGCGACAGCACCGAGGGCGCGTACCGGCGAACGGCACGCGCCCTCGGGCTCGCTCGGCTCAACTCACCGCGCAGCTCTGGTCACCCAGCTTGAAGGCGGTCGGTTTCGCGTTCGTTCCCGACCAGCTTCCCGTGAATCCGAAGCTCACGGACGAGCCGGCCGCCACGCTGCCGTTCCAGCCCACGTTCTTCGCGGTCACCGCCGAGCCCGACTGCGTAGGGTCGGCGTTCCACACCTGTGTGATCCGCTGCCCGTCCGCGAAGGTCCAGCCGAGGGACCAGCCACTCCAGGCACTGGAACCGGTGTTGGACAGCTGGACGTCCGCCTGGAAACCGCCCGACCACTGGTTGGTGACCTTGTACGTCACGGTGCAGGCGCCGGTCGGCGTCGGGTCCGGATCCGGGTCGGGGTCTGTTGTGCCGCCGCCGGCCGTGTCGCCGTAGATGACGCCCCGGCCGTTCGTTGCCACGTAGACCCGCCCGTACACCCGGGGGTCACCCGTGATCGCCGCACCCGTCCAACCCCACTGGTGGGCGTCGTCGTTGACGCGGGTCCAGGTGACGCCCTTGTCGACGGAGCGGAAGATGCCGCGGACGCCGCCGATCTTCGCGCTGGTGTAGAGGGCCTGGTACGAAGCATCCGTCGCCGCCTTGCCGAAGCCGATGGCGTCGGCTTGCTCGACGTTCGAGAGTTTCGTGAAGCTCGCGCCCCCGTCGGTCGAGTGCCACAGGCCGTACGCTCCGTCCGTGGCGCCGCCCGCCAGCCAGACGTCACCCTTCACGCCGGGCAGCGCCTTGAAGCGGACGCTGTCACCGCTCGGCAGCCCGGCCGCCGAGGACGCGGAGAAGGTCGCGCCGCCGTCCGAACTGACGTAGAACTTCCCGGACTTGAAGCCGTAGAAGGTCTTCGGGTCGACCCGGTCGGACTCGACGATCGCCCCGGCGGGGATCCCGCTCGACGCCTGCCAGGAGTTGCCGAACCCCGTCGTGTACTGCACGCCCGTGCCGGCGGGGCTCCACACGAACCGGCTGCCGTCCGCCGCCGCCGCGACCGTACCGCCGCCGCTCACGCCCGACGGGTCCGTCCCCGCGAACCAGTTGGCGCCGTTGTCCGTCGAGAACGCGATGTGCGGGCCCGAGTCCAGGTTGCCGACCCGGACCACCGTGTCGGGGTTCGTCTCGGCGAAGTCCAGGCTGGTGGTCGTGGTGAAGTTCGGCTGGGTGAACATCATCGAGGGGACCTTGGTGAGGTCCGTGTGCCGGAAGCCGCCGATATCACCGAGGGCGCTCAGGAGCGGGGCGCCCGACGGGGGAGAGGCGAGGTCGTTGACCGCCGTCTCCTCCAGGCCCTGCACCATCGGCTTGATCGTGAACTGGCTTCCGCTGTCCCACTTCGTCAGGTCCTCGGTGCCGTAGATCGTCGCGCCCGTCCCGTACATCATCCGGTTGGAGTTGAACGGGTCGATCTCCAAGGCCTCGGTCATCCAGCCCAGTTTCGGCGTCTGCTCGGGCGGTGACGGATTCGCGCCCCAGGTCAGCCACGGCGACGACGAGACGTCCATCGTGTAGCGGTTGGCGCGGTTGGGGTACGACGTGTAGTCCCACGCCTTCGTCCAGGTTCCGCCGCTGTCCGTTGAGCGGAAGATCTGGGTGTCCGGCCACCAGGAGCTGTACGCCGTCGCCATCACCGTGCCGGGCTTCTGCCGGTCGACGGTCAGGCCCGCGAAGCCGTAGTAGGTGTCGGCCTCGGCGACCGGGCTGATGTCGGTCCAGGTGCCGGTCGCCGTCGCGTAGCGCCACAGCCGGCCCTTGCCGCCGTCGTACGGGCCGCCCTTGTCGCTGTAGGCGAGGTAGAGGTAGCCGTTCGACGCGTCCAGGACACCCTTGTGGGCCAGGTATCCCGTCGGCTGCCCGGCGACCCGCGACCAGGTCGCGCCCGCGTCGGTCGACCGATAGACGGCGTTGTCCTTGTCGGCGACCCCCACGTAGATGGTCTTCGTGGCGTTCCCGGACGTCCCCGTGGACTCGTCGAACGTGACCCAGACGAGGCCCTGGTTGTCGCTGGCGTACCCGCTGGTGTCGCTCGGATCCTGCACGTAGTTGCCGACGTTGGGGAAGTTCGCCACCTGCGACCAGGTCACCCCGGAGTCCGTCGACCGCCACAGCCCCTTGCCGCTGGGCGCGCCCAGATACAGCACGCTGTTCTTGTTGGGGTCGACCGCCAGCCGCTCACCCATGCCACGGCCCGGCATGTTGCCGCCCACCTTGAACGGCAGCTCCGTCTTCTGCCAGCTCGCGCCCCGGTCGGAGGAGCGCATGACCGCGCCGTTCTTCGGGTCCCAGCTGTTCGTGTACGTCCCGACCGCCGCGTACACCCGGTCCGGGTCCACGGAGTCGGACGCCAGGCTCACCACACCGGTGTGCCCCCAGTCGTCCCAGCCGACCGAGTCCTGCAGCGGCGTCCAGGTCTTCGACGACTCCTGCCAGCGGTAGGCGCCGCCGATGTCGGTACGGGCGTAGGCGAGGTTCTTCTCCTTTCGGTTGAAGACGATGCCGGGGACGAAACCGCCGCCGTCGATACGGGCGTTCTTCCAGGTGTAGGTGTCGGCGGCGATCGACACCTTCTGCGTGGCAGGGGCGGCGAGTGCGGGCGGGGTGCCCGCGAGCAGCCCGGCCGCGAGGGCCAGCGCGGCGGTGAGGATGCGGGTTCTTCGCACGGTGGGGGTCCTCTCCGGGGTGCGGGTGGGGGATGGAAGTGACATGGGGAAAGCGCTTTCCGTTGGGGGCGAAGACGGCCGGGCGATCCCCAGTGCGGGTGGGGACCGCCCGGCCGACGGGGCGGTGACGCCCCAAGGGGCGCGGGACTGCATCCATGTGCGGCTCCGCCGCGTGGGCGCGACCAGCCACAGCGGACCCGCAGTCGAACGCGGCCCCTCCCGCGGAGCGCCCTAGCGGGGGCTGGTCATTCGAGGAGCTCCGCGTACGAGCCCATGGCAAGCGCGATGTCCGCCTGGGCCCAGAACCGGTGATACGTGAACGACGGTGCCGCACCGCCCGCGAGATACGCCTCGATCTTCGACCAGGCCGGGTCGTCCTCGTAGAACGAGCGGATCGAGTCGAAGGTCGACGACGAGTTGATCGCGTCGCCGTTCGGCATGGTGCCGGTCCAGCCGCTCGGGACGTAGATCCCGTCGTCGAAGCGGTTGTAGTCGGCGCGGGTCTCCGGGACGGCGATACCGAGGTCGTCCTGGTAGTTGTCCCACATGCCGTCCAGCAACGCCTTCGCCGTCGTCGCGGCAGCCGTGTCACCGGAGCGGTCGGCGTAGTACGTCAGGGTCTTGGCGTACGCGGCCGCCACACCGACGTCATTGGTGTAGTCGGCGACGGTGACATGAAGTCCGTTGTTCGCGCCCGGACTTGACGCGTTCCAGGTGTCGGGCTGCCCCGACCACTGAAGCGTCGACGGGATCCGGTACGTACCGTCCGGGTTGACGGTCGTCTCGGACAGCGCCCAGTCGACCCACTTGTCGAGGACGGCCTTCGCGGTCGCGTTCCCGGTCTGCTGGTAGTACTCGGCCACCCGCTCCATCGACCACGCCTGGAAGCCGAACCACTGGTTGGACGGCGGGTCGTGGTAGACGGGCTGCTGGTCGTAGTACATGCCGTAGAACGTGGACTTCCCGGCCGGCGGCGTCGCGTACCGGCCCGCCCAGCTGTTGGTCGCACCGCCCGCGATCGCGCCCTCGCTGGACTGCAGCCAGCGGTAGAACTCGACCTGTCGTTCCAGCGACTTGGCCCAGTCCGCCTGTCCGGTCGCCGACTTGGGCTTCAGGTCGGCGTAGTTGGCGAGGGCATAAGCGGCCATCGGGTTCTGGTAGCCGCCGTGCGCGTGACTGGAGCCGATGCGCCAGGCCCAGCCCGCCGAGGTGTCGGTGGCGCCGCCCCAGGCGTAGTACCAGGACAGCAGGTAGTGCGAGGCGTCCTTGCCGGTGCCCGCCGGGCAGGACGAGGCGCCCACACAGTTGCCGACCTTCTTGAAGTACTTGTCGTACATCGCGTAGCGCAGGTAGTCACCCATCTTCGCGGCCTTGGCCACGGTCGCGGAGATCTGGGCGCCCTTGCCCTGCTCGTCGGCCCACTTGTCGGCCCAGTACGCGGCCTGCACCGCACGCGCGTCGGCGTCCGGGGCGTTGGTGAACTTCCACTGCTTGGCGTAGGAGGCGTCACCGGTGAAGAGGTCCAGGTAGCCGTTCTTCCCGCCGTACTTGAAGGCGTCGCAGGTCGGCTGCGGCACCGTCTCCCACACCGACTCCTGCGCGCCGCGCTGGAAGGTGTTGATGTACGACGGCCCGGTGTCCGACGGCCCCGCCTCGCACTTGCCCGGCGAGTTGCCGTAGCCGTAGATGTTGTCGACGTCCTGGAGCCAGTGCATGCCGTAGACGTCGTCCGTGCCGTACGCGCTCTTCAGCTCGCCCGCGATCGGGTCCGAGCCGACCGAGACCGACGCGTCGAGCTTCGCCGGGTACTCGTTCGGGGTGTCCAGCTCGGGCGCGTAGGTCGCCGGCTTCGAGGCGTTGTAGAAGGAGTTGGTCGGCTGGTCGGCGTGGGTCGGGATCATGTACTTCTCCATGATCTCCCAGGCGCCGTTGAACTTGGTCCAGTCGCCCGTGACCTTGCCGTACATAGCCTGCAACCAGAGAAGGTAGCTGTAGGCCTCCGACGTGGTCTCATGACCGTGGTCCGGCGCCTCGACGATCAGCGTCTCCACCGAGTGGTAGGGGATGCCCTCGGGTGAGAAGTAGCCGTTCGCCGGGTTGGTGATCTTGCCGTACAGCTCCAGGAAGCGGGCGTCGTACGCCTTCGTCGCCGCGATCTGGGTGACCGTGACCGACGCCTTCGCGTGCCCGGTGGCGGTCGACTCGAAGGTCGCCGCGCCGGTGCCGGAGGAGGCGGCGGTGATGGTCACCTTCTGGGCCGTGTTCCAGTTCGAGGGCGTGAAGGTGAGCGAGGCGCCGCCGGTCACCGACAGGCCCGAGTTGCCGCTCGCGCGTGCGGTGGTGACGGTGACGTTGGCCGACGGCTGGGTCGACAGCTTGATGTCGTACGACGCCGTCTTGCCCTGCTGGACCGGGAGTTGGGTCTGCGAGGCCACCACGGCGGGACCCGAGGCGACGGTGACGCCGACCGGCGTGGACTCCGCGGACGCGCCCAGGCTGTCGTACGCCTTCGCGAGGAGCGAATGACTGCCCACGGTCAAACTTGAGACCGAGAGCGAGTACGGCGCCGTCGTGTCCGTGCCCAGCAGCGTGGTGTTGTCGTAGAACTCCACCTTGCTGATCGTGGCGTTGTCCGCGGCCGCGGCGGTGGCCGCGAGCGGGACGGAGTCGCCCAGGGTGTAGACGGCGCCCGCCGCCGGGCTGGTCAGCACGGTGATGGGGGGCTGGTGGGCGCCGGTACAACTGGTGCCGTTGATCGCGAAGTTCGTGGGGGCGGCGTTGCTGCCGCTGTAGCTGAACTGCGCGCCCGTGGTCACCGCGGCTCCGGCGGCGATCCGCGCGTTGTGGCCGGCGTCCTTCACGGTGATCGACTGGCCGGACTGGCTCCAGGTCCCGTTCCAGCCGTTGCCGAGCTTCTGGTTGCCCGCGTAGCTGTACGTCAGGGTCCAGCCGTCGATGACATCCGTACCGCGGTTGGTGATCGTCAGATCCGCGGTGAAGCCGGAGCCCCAGTCATTGGTCCGGTAGTCGACACTGCACTGAACTGCGGCCGCCTGGGCGGGTGTTGAACCCGTGCCCAGCATGGTCAAGGGGAGTGCCAGGGCCGCTACGACGGCGGTCCACAACCGTCGCGCGGTTCTGCTTCTGCGTGGGGGATGCACGTGCTGGTTCCTCCTTGCGGCTCGGAGAAGTCAAGGCTTGAACCAGTGGGAGCGCTCCCATAGTGGGGAAGGGGGTGCAAGGGGTCAAGGTGCTTGAAGAGTCGAAAAGATTCGACGGATTCAGTTGAGGGAAAGTCAGCAACTCCTCTGTCCTTTACCCTCACTTGGCGCTAGCTTCATTGACACCAGTGGGAGCGATTCCATCAGTCGACGCGTCCGTCACGGCGCGCTGATCTGCAAGGAGCCGCTCATGCGACACCCCCCGCGTTCAGTACTTTTAGCCGTCGCCGGCACCTCCTCCTTGCCTCTTGCGCGCCCTGCACGGACGAACCGTCAGCACCCGCAACCAAGAAGGAACCCGCACTCATGAGTCGTACCAGAACCGCGATGCTCGCCGCCCTGGCGCTGGTCGCCGGAGCCTCGGGGACCGCGCTCGCCGCGGCCGCCCCCGAGGACATCGGCACGGCAGCCGTCCCCTGCACCGTCGACTACAAGGTGCAGAACCAGTGGGACACCGGCTTCACCGCCGCCGTGACGGTCACCAACCAGGGCTCCGCCAAGTCCAGCTGGTCGGTGAAGTGGTCGTACGCCGGAAACCAGAAGGTCACCAGCGGCTGGAACGCGAAGATCAGCCAGAGCGGCGCCGCTGTCACCGCCACCAACGAGACCTACAACGGAACCCTGTCGACCGGCGGTTCGGTCAGCTTCGGCTTCCAGGGCTCCTACAGCGGCACCAACGCCCTCCCGGCCACCTTCACCCTCGACGGCGTGACCTGCAACGTCGACGACGGCAGCGGCGGACCGACGGATCCGCCGGACCCGGGCCCGACCGGCCCCAAGGTCGACAACCCGTACTCCGGCGCCAAGGTGTACGTGAACCCGGAGTGGTCCGCGAAGGCCGCCGCCGAGCCGGGCGGCAGCCGCATCGCCAACCAGCCGACCGGCGTCTGGCTCGACCGGATCGCCGCGATCAACGGTGTCAACGGCGGGATGAGCCTGCGCGACCACCTGGACGAGGCCCTCACCCAGAAGGGTTCCAACGAGCTCGTCGTCCAGCTGGTCATCTACAACCTGCCGGGACGTGACTGTGCCGCCCTCGCCTCCAACGGTGAGCTCGGCCCGACGGAGCTCGGCCGCTACAAGACCGAGTACATCGACCCGATCGCCGCGATCCTCGCCGACCCGAAGTACGCCGCGCTGCGGATCGTCACCACGATCGAGATCGACTCGCTGCCCAACCTCGTCACCAACACCGGCAGCCGGCCGACGGCCACGCCGCAGTGCGACGTGATGAAGGCCAACGGGAACTACCAGAAGGGCGTCGGCTACGCCCTCAACAAGCTCGGTGACGTGGTCAACGTCTACAACTACATCGACGCCGGCCACCACGGCTGGATCGGCTGGGACGACAACTTCGCCGCCAGCGCCACCGTCATGAAGGAGGCCGCCACCTCCGAGGGCGCCACCGTGAACGACGTGCACGGCTTCATCGCCAACACGGCGAACTACAGCGCCCTGAAGGAGAACAACTTCACCATCGGCGACTCCGTGGGCGGCAAGTCCGTGCGTGAGTCCAAGTGGGTCGACTGGAACCGCTACACCGACGAGCTGTCCTTCGCGCAGGCCTTCCGCAACCAGCTGGTCACGACCGGGTTCAACTCCGGTATCGGCATGCTGATCGACACGTCCAGGAACGGTTGGGGCGGCTCCGCACGGCCCGCCGGTCCGGGCGCGATGACCGACGTCGACACGTACGTCAACGGCGGCCGCTACGACCGCCGTATCCACGTCGGCAACTGGTGCAACCAGTCCGGGGCCGGGCTGGGTGAGCGGCCGCAGGCCAATCCGGCGGCCGGGATCGACGCGTACGTCTGGATCAAGCCTCCGGGCGAGTCCGACGGTGCGAGCAAGGAGATCCCGAACGATGAGGGCAAGGGCTTCGACCGGATGTGCGACCCGACGTACACCGGCAACCCGCGCAATGGCAACAACATGTCCGGTGCGCTGCCGGACGCTCCGCTGTCGGGGCACTGGTTCTCGGCGCAGTTCCAGCAGTTGATGCGGAACGCGTACCCGCCGTTGTCGTAGTGCTGTGAGTGCGACTGCGGGTCCGTTGTGGCTGGTCGCGCCCGCGCGGCGGAGCCGCATATAGATGCAGTCCCGCGCCCCTTCAGGGCGTTGTGGTCCGCCGGGGCTCGGTCAGTTCTCTCTGGCCAGACCCCGGCGGATCGCGAACTCCACCGCCGAGTAGTTGCCGTCGGCCCGCTCCAGCTCCAGTGGCTCCGTCGGGTGCAGCGGCGGCTGGGCCATGAAGCGCGGCCGGGTGCCGTGGTGGGGCTGGGCGGCGTGGACCAGGAAGGGGTGGCAGAAGTAGACGTCGCCGGGGTTGCCGGTGGCGTGGGCGAGGGGGCGGTGGGCGGAGGCTTCGGCGACCTTCGGGCCGAGCTCCAGGAAGGAGGCGCCGGTCTCGCCGTACGGTGCCAGGACCGGCGGTACGTCGAGATGTGAGCCGACCCGGATGCGGGTGGGCGCGTCGTCCTCGGTGACCTCGCTGAACAGGAACAGCATCAGCAGCGCACGGTCCTTCGAGCGCACGTTCGTGTGGGGTTGCTCGGCGCCTTCGGGGGTGTAGCTGGCCTCGATGTGCCAGCCCGCGTCGTCCGGTTCCTCCTCGTGCGGGAACCGCAGCGGGAAACTCCCCAGCGAGTACCGCGACTGCCAGCGGTCCTCACCCACCAGCGCATCGAAGGCCTCGTGCAGCACGGGTGTGTTGACGGCGGCCGCGAACGGCCCCTGCGCCATGTCGTACACCCAGTGCACGGGGTCCTTCCAGGTGCCCGGGTCCTCCCGGTCGTACCCCGTCTCCCGCCACAGCAGCCGTGCGCAGTGCTCGGCGACGCGCGGCGGAAAGGCGCCCTCGATCTTCACGAACCCGTCATTCAGAAAGCGCCTGACCATCTCGTCGTCCATCGGGCCATCGTGGGCGACGGACGTCCGAGGCCGCACCCCATTTTCTTGCCCCGTTTTTGCCGCTACGGCAAGGACAGTGGCCCGGAGGCCATCCGCCGGAGCAGGCTTGCGGCATCCGGACGAGAGGCGGACCACCATGGCGCACGAGAACCACCAGAACCACCAGCACAGGCACCAGCACGACCACACGGACGTCGACTGGGAGGAGATGGGCCCGCTGCTGGAGGCCCAGGCGGAGCTGTTCACGCCGTTGTACGAGCACGCCATGGCGTGGCTGGCCAAGCGGCAGACCGAGCCGGGGCTGGTCGTCGACGTGGGCAGCGGGCCCGGCGTCGTCGCCTGTCTGCTCGCCGACACGTTCCCCGGCGCCCGGATCGTCGCCGTGGACGGATCCGCACCGCTCCTGGAGCGGGCCCGGGCGCGCGCCGAGCGGCTGGGCGTCGCCGACCGCTTCGGCACTCTCGCCGGTGAACTCCCGGACGTTCTGGAGGACCTGGACTACCCCGCCGATCTGCTCTGGGCCGGCCGAAGCCTGCACCACCTCGGCGACCAGCGGGCGGCGCTCGCCGCGTTCGCCGCCCGCCTCACGCACGGCGGCACGCTGGCCCTCCAGGAGGGCGGCCTGCCGGCCCGGTTCCTGCCGCGCGACCTCGGCTTCGGGCGCTCCGGGCTGCAGGCGCGGCTCGACGCGCTGGAGGCGGAGTGGTTCGCCGCGATGCGCGCGGACCTGCCCGGCTCCGTCACCGAGACCGAGGACTGGCCGGCCCTGCTCACCGCCGCCGGCCTCCGGCCCACCGGCACCCGCACCTTCCTCCTCGACCTGCCCGCCCCCACCACGGACCGCGCCCGCGCCTACGTCGTCGCCCACCTGACCCGCATCCGCGAGGGCGTCGACGAGCGCCTCGACGCCGACGACCGCGCGACCCTCGACCGCCTCCTCGACCCGGACGACAAGGCGAGCCTGTACCACCGTCCGGATGTGTTCGTGCTCGCGGCGCAGACGGTGTACACGGCGGTACGGACGACCACCTGACCGCACCTGCTCGTCGCACTGGGCCTTGACTTCGAGAACTCTCGAAGTGATGGACTCCCCCTCGTCCGAAACGAACACAGGGGGACCACCATGACCGGCTCCATCACGACCGACTCCCCGGTCGCACTCATCACCGGCGGCGGCAGTGGCATCGGCGCCGCCGTCGCACGGCAATTGCTGGGCGCCGGGTACCGGGTGACCGTCACCGGCCGTGGCGAGGCGCGACTGCGCGGCTTCGCCCGGGAACTCGGGGACCCGGACGGGCTGTTGACGGTCGTCGGGAACGCGGCCGAGTACGCCGATGTCCGGGCGGCCGTGGACACCACGCTCAAGGCGTTCGGCCGGCTGGACACGGTCGTCGCCAACGCCGGTTTCGCCACCCACGACTCGGTCGCCGAGGGCGACCCGTCCGGCTGGACCGAGATGGTGCTGACCAACGTCCTCGGCCCGGCCCTGCTGATCCGCGCCTCCGTCGACGCCCTGAAGGAGACCCGCGGCCGGATCGTCCTCGTCGGCAGCGTGGCCGGATTCGTGCCCGGGCCGGGCAACATCTACGGGGCGACCAAGTGGGCGGTGACCGGGCTCGCCGAGAACACCCGGCGGCAGGTGACGGACTGGGGCATCGGCGTGACCCACATCGCGCCGGGCCGGGTGGAGACACCGTTCTGGGACAGCTACGGCAGCCTGCCGCCCGGGCATCTGCTGACCGCCGACCAGATCGCCGACTCGGTGGTCTGGGCCATCCGGCAGCCCGAGGGCGTGGACGTCAACACCGTCGTCGTACGGCCGATCGGGCAGCCCAACTGACGTACTACCGCGTCTGGTTGCGCGCACTCAGTCGCTCTCGATGAACTCCTGCGCCAGCTCCTCGCCCAGCGAGACCGCCGCCTCGTGGCTCTCGATGGGCGAGACGAGGGAGTCCCTGAAGAGGATGTACGTCACGCCTGAGGCGGTGCCGCCGGTGGCGGGGTCGGGGTCGATGCCGAGGGCCTCGGCAGCGGCGTAGGAGGCTTCGCCGATGATCCGCCGGGGGCCGGTGTCGCCGACGACGGCGTAGAGGACCTGGTCGTCGTGGACGACGGCGACCACGCTGCCGCCCGTGATGCCCGCCGCCTTGTGGTCCCAGATTTCGCTGACGCCGGGGACGACGACGTACGGCAGCGTGTCGGAGCGCAGCGGCCTGCCGTCGGACTGGTGGAACGCCGTGTCGGGCAGGAACCAGGGGTCGGTGTGCTCATTGC containing:
- a CDS encoding trans-aconitate 2-methyltransferase — translated: MAHENHQNHQHRHQHDHTDVDWEEMGPLLEAQAELFTPLYEHAMAWLAKRQTEPGLVVDVGSGPGVVACLLADTFPGARIVAVDGSAPLLERARARAERLGVADRFGTLAGELPDVLEDLDYPADLLWAGRSLHHLGDQRAALAAFAARLTHGGTLALQEGGLPARFLPRDLGFGRSGLQARLDALEAEWFAAMRADLPGSVTETEDWPALLTAAGLRPTGTRTFLLDLPAPTTDRARAYVVAHLTRIREGVDERLDADDRATLDRLLDPDDKASLYHRPDVFVLAAQTVYTAVRTTT
- a CDS encoding glycoside hydrolase family 48 protein; this translates as MHPPRRSRTARRLWTAVVAALALPLTMLGTGSTPAQAAAVQCSVDYRTNDWGSGFTADLTITNRGTDVIDGWTLTYSYAGNQKLGNGWNGTWSQSGQSITVKDAGHNARIAAGAAVTTGAQFSYSGSNAAPTNFAINGTSCTGAHQPPITVLTSPAAGAVYTLGDSVPLAATAAAADNATISKVEFYDNTTLLGTDTTAPYSLSVSSLTVGSHSLLAKAYDSLGASAESTPVGVTVASGPAVVASQTQLPVQQGKTASYDIKLSTQPSANVTVTTARASGNSGLSVTGGASLTFTPSNWNTAQKVTITAASSGTGAATFESTATGHAKASVTVTQIAATKAYDARFLELYGKITNPANGYFSPEGIPYHSVETLIVEAPDHGHETTSEAYSYLLWLQAMYGKVTGDWTKFNGAWEIMEKYMIPTHADQPTNSFYNASKPATYAPELDTPNEYPAKLDASVSVGSDPIAGELKSAYGTDDVYGMHWLQDVDNIYGYGNSPGKCEAGPSDTGPSYINTFQRGAQESVWETVPQPTCDAFKYGGKNGYLDLFTGDASYAKQWKFTNAPDADARAVQAAYWADKWADEQGKGAQISATVAKAAKMGDYLRYAMYDKYFKKVGNCVGASSCPAGTGKDASHYLLSWYYAWGGATDTSAGWAWRIGSSHAHGGYQNPMAAYALANYADLKPKSATGQADWAKSLERQVEFYRWLQSSEGAIAGGATNSWAGRYATPPAGKSTFYGMYYDQQPVYHDPPSNQWFGFQAWSMERVAEYYQQTGNATAKAVLDKWVDWALSETTVNPDGTYRIPSTLQWSGQPDTWNASSPGANNGLHVTVADYTNDVGVAAAYAKTLTYYADRSGDTAAATTAKALLDGMWDNYQDDLGIAVPETRADYNRFDDGIYVPSGWTGTMPNGDAINSSSTFDSIRSFYEDDPAWSKIEAYLAGGAAPSFTYHRFWAQADIALAMGSYAELLE
- a CDS encoding glycoside hydrolase family 6 protein, which produces MSRTRTAMLAALALVAGASGTALAAAAPEDIGTAAVPCTVDYKVQNQWDTGFTAAVTVTNQGSAKSSWSVKWSYAGNQKVTSGWNAKISQSGAAVTATNETYNGTLSTGGSVSFGFQGSYSGTNALPATFTLDGVTCNVDDGSGGPTDPPDPGPTGPKVDNPYSGAKVYVNPEWSAKAAAEPGGSRIANQPTGVWLDRIAAINGVNGGMSLRDHLDEALTQKGSNELVVQLVIYNLPGRDCAALASNGELGPTELGRYKTEYIDPIAAILADPKYAALRIVTTIEIDSLPNLVTNTGSRPTATPQCDVMKANGNYQKGVGYALNKLGDVVNVYNYIDAGHHGWIGWDDNFAASATVMKEAATSEGATVNDVHGFIANTANYSALKENNFTIGDSVGGKSVRESKWVDWNRYTDELSFAQAFRNQLVTTGFNSGIGMLIDTSRNGWGGSARPAGPGAMTDVDTYVNGGRYDRRIHVGNWCNQSGAGLGERPQANPAAGIDAYVWIKPPGESDGASKEIPNDEGKGFDRMCDPTYTGNPRNGNNMSGALPDAPLSGHWFSAQFQQLMRNAYPPLS
- a CDS encoding phytanoyl-CoA dioxygenase family protein, whose product is MDDEMVRRFLNDGFVKIEGAFPPRVAEHCARLLWRETGYDREDPGTWKDPVHWVYDMAQGPFAAAVNTPVLHEAFDALVGEDRWQSRYSLGSFPLRFPHEEEPDDAGWHIEASYTPEGAEQPHTNVRSKDRALLMLFLFSEVTEDDAPTRIRVGSHLDVPPVLAPYGETGASFLELGPKVAEASAHRPLAHATGNPGDVYFCHPFLVHAAQPHHGTRPRFMAQPPLHPTEPLELERADGNYSAVEFAIRRGLAREN